From one Amycolatopsis sp. FDAARGOS 1241 genomic stretch:
- a CDS encoding polysaccharide deacetylase, which yields MGHLQLPPGKKIAVNLGTDFDAQSLWLGGFNRPSPSFMSRGQFGAEVGVPRLLELYKRFDITTTWFTPGHSVDTFPEQCKAVLEAGHEFGHHGYYHEIPPGIERDTERRLVDLAFATYKNVLGIRPTGYRSPYWDYSEHTLDIIEESGFRYDTSLMARDLVPYHPQRWQINWEKGNVAGPASSVLEIPVNWYLDDFPPLAYTGTSTGMQDTETIFRRWRDIFDYAYERVPNPVFASCVHPQIIGQAHNMLWYEKLIEHIVSRDGVWFATCDEIARAWVDDEEDERLMALPEVRGVEPAPADSSWARQA from the coding sequence ATGGGTCACCTGCAACTCCCACCCGGCAAGAAGATCGCCGTGAACCTCGGCACCGACTTCGACGCCCAGTCGCTGTGGCTGGGCGGTTTCAACCGGCCCAGCCCGTCGTTCATGTCGCGCGGTCAGTTCGGCGCCGAGGTCGGCGTGCCGCGGCTGCTGGAGCTCTACAAGCGCTTCGACATCACCACGACCTGGTTCACCCCGGGGCACTCCGTGGACACGTTCCCCGAGCAGTGCAAGGCGGTGCTGGAGGCGGGCCACGAGTTCGGCCACCACGGCTACTACCACGAGATCCCGCCGGGCATCGAACGCGACACCGAACGGCGGCTCGTGGACCTCGCGTTCGCCACATACAAGAACGTGCTCGGCATCCGCCCCACCGGCTACCGCTCGCCGTACTGGGACTACAGCGAGCACACCCTCGACATCATCGAGGAGTCCGGCTTCCGCTACGACACGAGCCTGATGGCGCGCGATCTCGTGCCCTACCACCCGCAGCGCTGGCAGATCAACTGGGAGAAGGGCAACGTCGCGGGCCCGGCCAGCTCCGTGCTGGAGATCCCGGTGAACTGGTACCTCGACGACTTCCCACCGCTCGCCTACACCGGGACGTCCACCGGCATGCAGGACACGGAGACGATCTTCCGCCGCTGGCGCGACATCTTCGACTACGCCTACGAACGCGTGCCGAACCCGGTGTTCGCCTCGTGCGTCCACCCGCAGATCATCGGCCAGGCGCACAACATGCTCTGGTACGAGAAGCTCATCGAGCACATCGTCTCCCGCGACGGCGTCTGGTTCGCCACCTGCGACGAGATCGCCCGCGCGTGGGTCGACGACGAGGAGGACGAACGCCTCATGGCCCTGCCCGAGGTCCGCGGCGTGGAGCCGGCTCCCGCCGACTCGAGCTGGGCGCGGCAGGCCTGA
- a CDS encoding GAF domain-containing protein, which translates to MDYLVDGGGLQAIDDALRPILDEIRELLAADVGLVVYEPRRSGPPHVVLSGTTGWSERFLPHEPVVANQPLPRREPGSLVELEIRSKLRNHAVRLAACVVVPWRDAHGTGAVVVGTLGAPVCDPAQLADDALRNHYRTTIARALRQARRSGALQLGRQLRGAARLVAEAAVDGPDVPTVLSAVLTSARDLMRSEVAYLAVPDGGPGTFVFDQVLGIRTPAFRSLRVQLGQGLGGLARELGRPIRSADYAADARLQAAPVSETRGEGIISAMAVPVLVGREIAAVLYVGDRRMRAFTPVDEDLLEEFAGHASLGLRRRLSESRRLATVERSVREQVAYDLHDSVVRGLVTIGFEAEQAGFSATDPETASRLATIARAAEACMARLRGELGTLVVGSHPGVVRASEVLERIDGLPDRGVPRVVELEGEDVPLVREVADALVRVGREAVANAEQHSGGSRLAVRVATTTARVVSLQVTDNGTFDAAALTPSSGHFGMRAMRSAVEELGGQLTVAAAPGHGTVVHTTIPVWPAPRTVPS; encoded by the coding sequence GTGGACTACCTCGTCGACGGTGGTGGTTTGCAGGCGATCGACGACGCCCTGCGCCCGATCCTCGACGAGATCCGGGAGCTGCTCGCGGCCGACGTCGGCCTCGTCGTGTACGAACCGCGCCGCAGCGGGCCGCCGCACGTCGTGCTGTCAGGCACCACCGGCTGGAGCGAGCGGTTCCTGCCGCACGAACCCGTGGTCGCCAACCAGCCGCTGCCGCGGCGTGAGCCGGGTTCGCTGGTGGAGCTGGAGATCCGGTCGAAGCTGCGCAACCACGCTGTACGGCTCGCGGCGTGCGTCGTGGTGCCGTGGCGCGACGCCCACGGCACGGGCGCGGTGGTCGTCGGCACGCTCGGCGCGCCCGTGTGCGATCCGGCGCAGCTGGCCGACGACGCGCTGCGCAACCACTACCGCACGACGATCGCGCGCGCTCTGCGCCAGGCGCGCCGTTCGGGCGCGCTGCAGCTGGGCCGTCAGCTGCGGGGTGCGGCGCGGCTGGTGGCCGAGGCCGCGGTGGACGGCCCGGACGTGCCGACCGTGCTGTCGGCGGTGCTGACGTCCGCGCGCGACCTGATGCGGTCGGAGGTCGCGTACCTGGCCGTGCCGGACGGCGGGCCGGGGACGTTCGTGTTCGACCAGGTACTGGGGATCCGGACGCCGGCGTTCCGGAGCCTGCGCGTGCAGCTGGGACAAGGCCTCGGCGGGCTCGCGCGCGAGCTGGGCCGGCCGATCCGGTCGGCCGACTATGCGGCCGACGCGCGGCTGCAGGCCGCGCCCGTGAGCGAGACGCGGGGCGAGGGCATCATCTCGGCGATGGCCGTGCCGGTGCTGGTGGGCCGGGAGATCGCCGCCGTGCTCTACGTCGGCGACCGGCGGATGCGCGCGTTCACGCCCGTCGACGAGGACCTGCTGGAGGAGTTCGCCGGACACGCCTCGCTGGGTCTGCGGCGGCGGCTGAGCGAAAGCCGCCGGCTGGCGACGGTGGAGCGGTCCGTGCGGGAACAGGTCGCGTACGACTTGCACGACTCCGTGGTCCGGGGGCTCGTCACGATCGGTTTCGAGGCCGAGCAGGCGGGGTTTTCCGCCACGGATCCCGAAACCGCGTCGCGGCTGGCGACGATCGCGCGGGCCGCCGAGGCGTGCATGGCGCGGCTGCGCGGGGAGCTGGGCACGCTCGTCGTCGGGTCGCACCCGGGCGTGGTGCGGGCTTCGGAGGTGCTGGAACGCATCGACGGTCTGCCGGACCGCGGTGTGCCGCGGGTGGTGGAGCTCGAGGGGGAAGACGTGCCGCTGGTGCGGGAAGTGGCCGACGCGCTGGTGCGCGTGGGCCGGGAAGCTGTGGCGAATGCCGAGCAGCACTCGGGTGGCTCCCGGCTGGCGGTGCGCGTGGCGACGACCACCGCGCGGGTGGTGAGCCTGCAGGTCACGGACAACGGCACGTTCGACGCCGCCGCGCTCACGCCGTCTTCGGGCCACTTCGGGATGCGCGCGATGCGTTCGGCCGTCGAGGAACTGGGCGGGCAGCTGACCGTGGCGGCCGCGCCGGGCCACGGCACCGTGGTCCACACGACGATCCCCGTGTGGCCCGCGCCCAGGACGGTGCCGTCGTGA
- a CDS encoding response regulator transcription factor, with translation MARAQDGAVVIRFCVIDDHEVVHDGLRAMADREPDLEFLGGATTVPDGEHLVERVHPAVAILDLRIGERDGGNGIDLCRTLHSRYPSMSVVLFSAYGNGELLAQAIAAGAAGYMLKETSVGRVPGILREITTSGSWFEPRIASELLQRRAGGSAPGAFSAQELEIVRGISRGENNHEIGEQLHISPHTVKYHIASMLRRHEVHRRAELVRLASDLHLLE, from the coding sequence GTGGCCCGCGCCCAGGACGGTGCCGTCGTGATCCGCTTCTGCGTCATCGACGACCACGAGGTCGTCCACGACGGCCTGCGCGCCATGGCCGACCGCGAACCGGATCTCGAGTTCCTCGGCGGCGCCACGACCGTCCCGGACGGCGAGCACCTCGTCGAGCGGGTCCACCCCGCCGTCGCCATCCTCGACCTCCGCATCGGCGAGCGCGACGGCGGCAACGGGATCGACCTGTGCCGCACGTTGCACTCGCGCTACCCGTCGATGTCAGTGGTGCTGTTCAGCGCGTACGGCAACGGGGAACTGCTCGCACAGGCCATCGCCGCGGGCGCTGCGGGCTACATGCTCAAGGAGACGTCCGTCGGCCGCGTGCCGGGCATCCTGCGGGAGATCACGACGAGCGGGAGCTGGTTCGAACCGCGCATTGCCAGCGAACTCCTGCAACGGCGCGCGGGCGGCTCCGCGCCGGGCGCCTTCAGCGCTCAGGAACTGGAGATCGTGCGCGGTATCAGCCGGGGTGAGAACAACCACGAGATCGGTGAACAGCTGCACATCAGCCCGCACACGGTGAAGTACCACATCGCGTCGATGCTGCGCCGCCACGAGGTGCACCGCCGGGCGGAACTGGTGCGGCTGGCTTCGGACCTGCATTTGCTGGAGTGA
- a CDS encoding acyl-CoA thioesterase II: protein MISDPVHPGIDQLLKLEPLERNLFRGSSHEGSPQRAFGGQVAAQALTAAGATVPEDRGVHSLHGYFIRGGRTDLPIVYEVERTRDGGSFTTRRVAAIQNGETIFSLSASFQRPAESSEHQARMPEVPQPDDVEVRDEDELPIMLSVIEARFISDPAAGLPDLGAGPRQRIWVRAKGRLPDNPLAHVCALTYISDIRLAGTAALPHRGEPGKPHLTSLDHAVWFHRPFRADEWLLFDMESRSFSSERGLTHGEFYTTDGRLVASVTQEVLLRRR from the coding sequence GTGATCAGCGACCCCGTGCACCCCGGCATCGACCAGCTCCTCAAGCTGGAACCGCTCGAACGCAACCTCTTCCGCGGTTCGAGCCACGAGGGCTCACCGCAGCGGGCGTTCGGCGGCCAGGTCGCGGCGCAGGCCCTCACTGCGGCGGGCGCGACCGTGCCCGAGGACCGCGGCGTGCATTCGCTGCACGGCTACTTCATCCGCGGCGGCCGCACGGACCTGCCGATCGTCTACGAGGTCGAGCGCACGCGCGACGGCGGCTCCTTCACCACGCGGCGCGTGGCGGCGATCCAGAACGGCGAGACGATCTTCAGCCTGTCGGCTTCGTTCCAGCGGCCCGCCGAGAGCAGCGAGCACCAGGCACGCATGCCGGAGGTGCCGCAGCCCGACGACGTCGAGGTGCGCGACGAGGACGAGCTGCCGATCATGCTGTCGGTGATCGAAGCGCGGTTCATCAGCGACCCGGCCGCCGGGCTGCCGGACCTCGGCGCGGGGCCGCGCCAGCGCATCTGGGTGCGCGCGAAGGGCCGGCTGCCCGACAACCCGCTGGCGCACGTGTGCGCGCTCACCTACATCTCCGACATCCGCTTGGCCGGCACGGCCGCGCTGCCGCACCGCGGCGAGCCGGGCAAGCCGCACCTGACTTCCCTCGACCACGCGGTGTGGTTCCACCGCCCGTTCCGCGCCGACGAGTGGCTGCTGTTCGACATGGAGAGCCGCAGCTTCTCGAGCGAACGCGGCCTCACCCACGGCGAGTTCTACACCACCGACGGGCGGCTCGTGGCTTCCGTCACGCAGGAAGTCCTGCTGCGGCGCCGGTGA
- a CDS encoding alpha/beta fold hydrolase, translating into METLKLRTGGRGEPAVLLLHGLGATGAVWHGLAELLDHRLLVPDLPGHGGSAPLPAYSFPAMAAAVAAGLAESGPVVVVGHSLGGVLALELASGRHGLAVAGVLALGVKVVWSEAELDRAAAMAARAPRLFPAREDAEVAYLKVSGLTGIAPADPAGVVETPDGWRLSLDAAAFGVGAPDVRSLLAQARCPVVLAAGENDPMSRPEQLRALAAGAVTLPALGHNAHVEDPAALLPLLTKLTERDG; encoded by the coding sequence GTGGAAACCCTGAAGCTGCGCACCGGCGGCCGTGGTGAACCGGCCGTGCTGCTGCTGCACGGCCTCGGCGCGACCGGTGCGGTGTGGCACGGCCTGGCCGAGCTGCTGGACCACCGGCTGCTGGTCCCCGACCTGCCCGGGCACGGTGGTTCCGCGCCGCTGCCGGCGTACTCGTTCCCGGCGATGGCGGCCGCGGTGGCCGCCGGGTTGGCCGAGTCCGGGCCGGTGGTCGTCGTCGGGCATTCGCTGGGTGGGGTGCTCGCGCTGGAGCTGGCGAGCGGGCGGCACGGGCTCGCCGTCGCGGGTGTGCTGGCACTCGGCGTGAAGGTGGTGTGGAGCGAAGCCGAGCTGGACCGGGCCGCGGCGATGGCCGCCCGGGCGCCGCGGCTGTTCCCGGCGCGCGAGGACGCGGAAGTCGCGTACCTGAAGGTGTCCGGCCTCACGGGGATCGCGCCCGCGGATCCGGCCGGCGTCGTCGAAACTCCGGACGGCTGGCGGCTTTCGCTCGACGCGGCGGCGTTCGGCGTGGGTGCGCCGGACGTGCGGAGCCTGCTCGCGCAAGCCCGATGTCCCGTCGTGCTGGCAGCCGGGGAGAACGACCCGATGTCGCGGCCCGAACAGCTGCGAGCACTGGCGGCCGGCGCCGTGACGTTGCCCGCACTCGGGCACAACGCACACGTCGAGGACCCTGCCGCGCTGCTGCCGTTGTTGACGAAGCTCACCGAGCGTGACGGCTGA
- a CDS encoding cytochrome P450, which produces MSSAVIADPETYVEGVPYDLLARLRRETPVTRVGDFWAVLRHADVRHVLRNPATFSSQLGGTQIRDPATPEDLRYVRRMMLNMDPPEHGRLRGLLTKAFTPRAVGRLTERIENWAHDLVAAVAGRGECDFAKDVAADLPLLTLAEVFGVPEQDRRLMFDWSNRVIGYQDPEYAVSATVRPEDVTDLAREALAVRPEPAPGGAMPDPRTRAGMPDLYAYANALGEYKRSHPGDDVMSNLMRHVDDDGGRVSIEEFENLFWLFSVAGNETLRNGLPGGLAALIAHPDQYRKLLDDRTLLPGAVEEMLRWWTPVMHFRRTATEDTRLSDVDIKAGDKVVVWFSSANRDETVFADPDAFDVTRAPSEHLTFGHGPHFCLGSHLARVQLRALFGAVLDQLGEVRLAGEPRRLRSNFQNGLKSLPIRWG; this is translated from the coding sequence GTGTCGAGTGCCGTGATCGCCGATCCGGAGACCTACGTCGAGGGCGTGCCGTACGACCTGCTCGCGCGGCTGCGCCGCGAGACGCCGGTGACGCGCGTCGGCGACTTCTGGGCCGTGCTGCGCCACGCCGACGTGCGCCACGTGCTGCGCAACCCGGCCACGTTCTCGTCGCAGCTCGGCGGCACGCAGATCCGCGACCCGGCGACCCCCGAAGACCTGCGTTACGTGCGGCGGATGATGCTCAACATGGACCCGCCGGAGCACGGGCGCCTGCGCGGTCTGCTCACGAAGGCGTTCACCCCGCGCGCGGTCGGCCGGCTCACCGAGCGCATCGAGAACTGGGCCCACGACCTGGTCGCGGCCGTCGCCGGCCGCGGCGAATGCGACTTCGCCAAGGACGTGGCCGCCGACCTGCCGCTGCTCACGCTCGCCGAGGTGTTCGGCGTGCCGGAGCAGGACCGGCGGCTGATGTTCGACTGGAGCAACCGCGTGATCGGCTACCAGGACCCCGAATACGCGGTGAGCGCGACCGTCCGGCCCGAGGACGTCACGGACCTCGCCCGTGAAGCGCTGGCCGTCCGGCCGGAACCGGCCCCCGGCGGCGCGATGCCGGACCCGCGCACGCGCGCGGGCATGCCGGACCTCTACGCGTACGCGAACGCGCTCGGCGAGTACAAGCGCAGCCACCCCGGCGACGACGTGATGAGCAACCTCATGCGGCACGTCGACGACGACGGCGGCCGGGTGTCGATCGAGGAGTTCGAGAACCTCTTCTGGCTGTTTTCCGTGGCGGGCAACGAAACCCTGCGCAACGGCCTGCCCGGGGGGCTCGCGGCGCTCATCGCGCACCCGGACCAGTACCGCAAGCTCCTCGACGACCGGACCCTGCTGCCCGGCGCCGTGGAGGAGATGCTGCGCTGGTGGACGCCGGTCATGCACTTCCGCCGCACCGCCACCGAGGACACCCGGCTGTCCGATGTGGACATCAAAGCCGGTGACAAGGTCGTGGTCTGGTTCTCCTCCGCCAACCGCGACGAGACCGTGTTCGCCGACCCCGACGCCTTCGACGTCACGCGGGCGCCGAGCGAGCACCTGACGTTCGGCCACGGCCCGCACTTCTGCCTCGGCTCGCACCTCGCGCGCGTGCAGCTGCGGGCGCTCTTCGGGGCCGTCCTGGACCAGCTCGGCGAAGTCCGCCTCGCGGGCGAACCGCGGCGGCTGCGGTCGAACTTCCAGAACGGCCTCAAGAGCCTCCCCATCCGGTGGGGCTAG
- a CDS encoding maleylpyruvate isomerase family mycothiol-dependent enzyme, protein MDFERRVAGIVEQTELLRSTAQGADLATRIAACPDWSLGQLLNHVGAGHRYAEQIVRGGEPEPPSDDYLRNPGHEVRPGEWLTAGAAHLAATLRTAGPDAVVWTPVPAGPPRAAFFARRFLHETAMHRADVALALGQPFELDAETARDTMDEWLELGSLAVMLEYFPERRSLQSPGHTIHLAPTDHAASWTVDLTGELPAWRPGPVDHPAVTVVAPLTDLLLIVYGRAPAGTAKRTGDTDFLDRWLSLVSFG, encoded by the coding sequence ATGGATTTCGAACGTCGCGTCGCCGGGATCGTGGAGCAGACCGAGCTGCTGCGGTCCACCGCACAGGGCGCGGACCTGGCCACGCGGATCGCGGCGTGCCCCGACTGGAGTCTCGGGCAGCTGCTCAACCACGTCGGCGCGGGACACCGCTACGCGGAGCAGATCGTGCGCGGCGGCGAGCCCGAACCGCCGTCGGACGACTACTTGCGCAACCCCGGCCACGAGGTGCGGCCGGGTGAGTGGCTGACCGCGGGCGCCGCGCACCTGGCGGCGACGCTGCGGACCGCCGGCCCCGACGCCGTGGTGTGGACCCCGGTGCCCGCGGGGCCGCCGAGGGCCGCGTTCTTCGCGCGGCGCTTCCTGCACGAGACGGCGATGCACCGGGCCGACGTCGCGCTCGCCCTCGGGCAGCCGTTCGAGCTCGACGCCGAAACCGCCCGCGACACGATGGACGAGTGGCTCGAACTCGGCTCGCTGGCGGTGATGTTGGAATACTTCCCCGAGCGCCGCTCACTCCAGAGTCCGGGCCACACGATCCACCTCGCCCCGACCGACCACGCGGCTTCGTGGACGGTCGACCTCACCGGCGAGCTGCCCGCCTGGCGGCCCGGGCCCGTCGACCACCCGGCGGTCACCGTCGTAGCCCCGCTGACCGACCTGCTGCTGATCGTCTACGGCCGCGCTCCTGCCGGCACCGCGAAGCGCACCGGCGACACGGACTTCCTCGACCGGTGGCTGTCGCTCGTCAGCTTCGGCTGA
- a CDS encoding IS110 family transposase: MEVVVPRIWAGVDIGKEHHHCVVINDDGERLLSRRVQNDETELLNLIADVAAVDTDVLWAIDLNTGGAALLIGLLVNHGQELVYITGLKVHRAAGTYRGEGKTDEKDAFVIADQARVRRDLGPLRAGDELAVDLRTLTNRRTDLVCDRTRAINRIRHQLLEYFPALERSLELSRKGHLVLLTGYQTPDAIRRLGEQRLIHWLHNRKVRKADTVAHAAIEAAAAQQTTLPGQKLAAAMVERLAKGVIALNTEIAELDAMIEERCRRHRYADVILTLPGFGPTLAAEFLAATGGDIAAFGSVDRLAGYAGLAPVPRDSGRIRGNLRRPRRYHRGLLRACYLAASASLPGCPISKAYYRRKRAEGKRHEQALLCLARRRLNVLWAMLRDNANYHASPPIPAAA; the protein is encoded by the coding sequence ATGGAGGTGGTCGTGCCCCGAATCTGGGCCGGCGTGGACATCGGCAAGGAACACCACCACTGCGTGGTGATCAACGACGACGGAGAACGGCTGTTGTCCCGGCGAGTCCAGAACGACGAAACTGAACTGCTGAACCTGATCGCCGACGTCGCGGCCGTCGACACCGACGTGCTGTGGGCAATCGACCTGAACACCGGCGGTGCCGCGCTGCTGATCGGCCTGCTGGTCAACCACGGTCAAGAACTGGTCTACATCACCGGGTTGAAGGTCCACCGCGCCGCCGGAACCTACCGAGGCGAGGGCAAGACCGACGAGAAAGACGCGTTCGTCATCGCCGATCAGGCCCGCGTCCGCCGCGACCTCGGCCCGCTGCGGGCCGGGGACGAACTCGCGGTTGACCTGCGGACCCTGACCAACCGGCGCACCGACCTGGTCTGCGACCGCACCCGGGCGATCAACCGTATCCGCCACCAGCTGCTGGAGTACTTCCCCGCGCTGGAACGCAGCCTCGAGTTGTCCCGCAAAGGACACCTGGTGCTGCTGACCGGCTACCAAACCCCGGACGCGATCCGGCGTCTGGGCGAGCAACGCCTGATCCACTGGCTGCACAACCGCAAGGTCCGCAAAGCCGACACGGTCGCCCACGCGGCGATCGAAGCCGCCGCCGCGCAACAAACCACGCTGCCCGGGCAGAAACTCGCTGCCGCGATGGTCGAACGGCTGGCCAAGGGGGTGATCGCCCTCAACACGGAAATCGCCGAGCTCGACGCGATGATCGAGGAGCGATGTCGCCGGCACCGCTACGCCGACGTGATCCTCACCCTGCCCGGGTTCGGCCCGACCCTCGCCGCGGAATTCCTCGCCGCTACCGGCGGGGACATCGCCGCGTTCGGCTCGGTCGACCGTCTCGCCGGCTACGCCGGGCTGGCTCCGGTTCCCCGCGACTCCGGCCGGATCCGCGGCAACCTCAGGCGGCCTCGCCGCTACCACCGCGGTTTGCTGCGGGCCTGTTACCTCGCCGCCTCGGCCAGCCTGCCCGGCTGCCCGATTTCCAAGGCCTACTACCGGCGCAAACGCGCCGAAGGCAAACGACATGAACAAGCGCTGCTCTGCCTCGCCCGCCGACGCCTGAACGTCCTGTGGGCCATGCTCCGCGACAACGCCAACTACCACGCCTCACCCCCGATCCCAGCAGCAGCGTGA